One genomic window of Halovivax cerinus includes the following:
- a CDS encoding S66 family peptidase encodes MTADEFTVPPALSPGDRVAIVATSSGAAAQFPHVYELGLERIREEFGLEPVEYPTATADQETLYADPEMRARDVEDAFRDPEISGVITTLGGDDQIRFVDSLDPDVLRENPTRFFGYSDNTVLASSLWQLGIVSYYGPSVLTEFAMQGEMFDHTVEYSRRALFEGTIGEIEPAEYFSDHDLEWADPDTLDRRRETEPSDGWRWAGGATAETEGAADAGGSDGDAVTGRTWGGCLTVLDQLLAADVAVPEPNDLDGGIFLLETSEVLPRPGFAKQFLIAMGERGLLERFDAVVVGRAKARNPFEEPPAEERREYRADLRAAIEDTIELYNPDAPIVFDVEFGHCAPTVPVPVGAMATVDPAAERISFGGA; translated from the coding sequence ATGACCGCCGACGAGTTCACCGTCCCACCCGCGCTTTCACCCGGCGACCGGGTCGCGATCGTCGCCACATCCTCCGGCGCGGCGGCGCAGTTCCCACACGTCTACGAGCTGGGCCTGGAGCGAATCCGCGAGGAATTCGGCCTCGAACCGGTCGAGTACCCGACCGCGACGGCGGACCAGGAGACGCTGTACGCCGACCCCGAGATGCGCGCCCGCGACGTCGAGGACGCCTTCCGCGATCCCGAGATTTCCGGCGTGATCACCACGCTCGGCGGCGACGACCAGATCCGCTTCGTCGACTCTCTGGACCCGGACGTCCTCCGGGAGAACCCGACCCGCTTTTTCGGCTACAGCGACAACACCGTCCTCGCGTCGTCCCTCTGGCAGCTGGGGATCGTCTCGTACTACGGCCCGAGCGTGCTGACCGAGTTCGCGATGCAGGGCGAGATGTTCGACCACACCGTCGAGTACAGCCGCCGCGCACTGTTCGAGGGAACTATCGGCGAGATCGAACCGGCCGAGTACTTCTCGGATCACGACCTCGAGTGGGCCGATCCCGACACCCTGGATCGCCGGCGCGAGACGGAGCCCTCGGACGGCTGGCGCTGGGCTGGCGGGGCCACTGCAGAGACCGAGGGCGCCGCCGACGCGGGCGGATCCGACGGCGACGCTGTCACGGGCCGCACCTGGGGTGGCTGCCTGACCGTTCTCGATCAACTCCTCGCGGCGGACGTCGCCGTACCTGAACCGAACGATCTGGACGGCGGGATCTTCCTGCTGGAGACGTCGGAGGTCCTCCCGCGGCCCGGGTTCGCGAAGCAGTTCTTGATAGCCATGGGCGAGCGCGGCCTCCTGGAGCGCTTCGACGCCGTCGTCGTCGGCCGCGCGAAGGCCCGGAACCCGTTCGAGGAGCCGCCGGCCGAGGAGCGCCGTGAGTACCGCGCGGACCTCCGGGCGGCGATCGAAGACACGATCGAGCTGTACAACCCAGACGCGCCGATCGTCTTCGACGTCGAGTTCGGCCACTGCGCGCCGACGGTCCCGGTCCCAGTCGGGGCGATGGCGACCGTAGACCCCGCTGCGGAACGCATCTCGTTCGGAGGTGCGTGA
- a CDS encoding PQQ-binding-like beta-propeller repeat protein, translating to MVVCTDDVAVLTWEGGRTVFRYHPSTGTIDSIELDHPAQVYPALYCSNFVVSTNSVRYNIAGDDFEILQEESTATPHASPLFDGDRLYATGSGGLQAFDIGVGVRWTHSNDRLVTGIASTEDAVYAIESNAGGGQLVALDATTGDVRWRTDRIGETYADPVVGRHVYVTNAAGRIFALDRADGRVLWTHQTGTRDSRFTVPAVGDGVLFVSDDGSGSVRAVEATTGEIRWETPLYRDEDGQTRTGTLFAPLLTEEHVVVSAGSAGLVGLGRTDGRRRFRAASEPVVSPLAVAHETIYGATPSGLLLVEPSG from the coding sequence ATGGTGGTCTGCACCGACGACGTAGCGGTGCTGACGTGGGAGGGAGGTCGGACCGTCTTCCGATATCACCCGTCGACCGGGACGATAGACTCGATCGAACTGGACCACCCCGCACAGGTCTATCCCGCGCTTTACTGTTCGAACTTCGTCGTTTCTACCAACAGCGTTCGGTACAACATTGCCGGGGACGACTTTGAAATCCTCCAGGAAGAATCGACCGCGACACCCCACGCCAGCCCGCTATTCGACGGTGATCGGCTCTACGCGACGGGATCGGGCGGACTACAGGCATTCGACATCGGTGTGGGGGTACGTTGGACGCACTCGAACGACCGCCTGGTGACGGGTATCGCCAGTACTGAGGACGCGGTGTACGCCATCGAAAGTAATGCTGGCGGCGGCCAGCTCGTTGCGCTCGACGCTACTACCGGGGACGTTCGCTGGCGGACGGACCGAATCGGCGAGACGTACGCCGACCCCGTCGTCGGCCGACACGTCTACGTGACGAACGCGGCTGGGCGGATTTTCGCTCTCGATCGGGCCGACGGTCGCGTGCTGTGGACCCATCAGACGGGAACGCGCGACTCGCGGTTCACCGTTCCTGCCGTGGGCGACGGCGTGCTCTTCGTCTCGGACGATGGATCGGGGAGCGTCCGCGCCGTCGAAGCGACGACCGGCGAGATACGCTGGGAAACGCCTCTCTATCGAGACGAAGACGGACAGACTCGAACGGGGACGTTGTTCGCCCCACTCCTGACTGAGGAACACGTCGTGGTGAGTGCCGGGTCCGCAGGACTCGTCGGCCTGGGCCGGACCGACGGACGGCGACGGTTTCGGGCCGCCTCGGAACCCGTCGTGTCTCCGCTCGCAGTCGCTCACGAAACGATTTACGGTGCGACTCCCTCGGGTCTCCTCCTGGTGGAACCGTCGGGTTGA
- the tenA gene encoding thiaminase II produces the protein MTFSDELLADGSEIWEAQYDHPFVTELADGTLDPAAFRHWVEQDYRYLLDYARTFAIAGTKARREGTMAGLLNVAHTVLDYEMDLHREFAADYGIAREDLESTTKAPTCVAYTNFLVRTAHEGTLPEIAAAIYPCGQGYLDVAEHMAERADEEHRYTPFIAKYTSDEFHEAVDWMRTLVDDCAERNPGEHEAMREAFLTSARLEHDFWEMCYTQEGWDV, from the coding sequence ATGACCTTCAGCGACGAGCTCCTCGCGGACGGGAGCGAGATCTGGGAGGCACAGTACGACCACCCGTTCGTCACGGAACTCGCGGACGGAACGCTCGATCCCGCAGCGTTCCGTCACTGGGTCGAGCAGGACTACCGCTACCTGCTCGACTACGCACGGACGTTCGCCATCGCGGGGACGAAAGCCCGGCGGGAAGGGACGATGGCGGGTCTGCTGAACGTCGCACACACGGTCCTCGATTACGAGATGGACCTCCACCGGGAGTTCGCCGCCGACTACGGCATCGCCCGCGAGGACCTCGAATCGACCACGAAAGCGCCCACTTGCGTCGCCTACACCAACTTCCTGGTGCGCACCGCCCACGAGGGCACCCTTCCCGAGATCGCCGCCGCGATCTATCCCTGCGGGCAGGGCTACCTCGACGTCGCCGAACACATGGCCGAACGCGCCGACGAAGAGCACCGCTACACGCCCTTCATCGCGAAGTACACCAGCGACGAGTTCCACGAGGCCGTCGACTGGATGCGCACCCTCGTCGACGACTGCGCCGAGCGCAACCCCGGTGAGCACGAGGCCATGCGTGAGGCGTTCCTGACGAGCGCCCGCCTCGAACACGATTTCTGGGAGATGTGTTACACCCAGGAGGGGTGGGACGTATGA
- a CDS encoding GAF domain-containing protein, whose protein sequence is MTDETERGDRRTPPAVADHTEHGATADGDGSIATDRIRTDGGEERRVAPAATGTAHADDRSKIAQLHEMATEIVACRDEERLFDLAVETAKGVLAFDTSAILIHEEREDGDWLVQRAGTSAYPIDYETEFRPTRGLAGETFQTGESFRVDDADEHDVARPASDRFRSAISVPIGDVGVFQAISTEVGGFDETDHELAEILASHVAETLQRIRVENRLRERRETVTRLHEGTLGLTGADTEDELFERAVDAAEGILEMDVCYLGIVEDGEFVPKGRPSWPIREDIGSLPLDYGLMGETHDTGDSFLIADATADDRTHSTTGDFRAVISVPVGDFGVFQAISTTPDTYDETDLELVELLSAHVAETLARLRAESEVVEERDRLSALFDNVPDPAVRYEFVDGQPIVRDVNDAFEDVFGYDHEEILGESVDDYILPPGYEDEGRDLNRALMAGEPVQHTSKRQTTDGIRDVKIDVVPLQRGEHSPEGFSIYTDITDQKRRERELRDQNERLDRFASVVSHDLRNPLSVAAGYLERTRETGDLSLLDEVERSHQRTFDIIDDVLTLARTGGEVTETERVELSAVASDAWANVDTDDARLDIPAADSVRADRGRLRQLFENLFRNAVEHGSTSRVESGASEDAVEHGSTSRSEATTAADDQVLTVTVADTPDGFAVSDDGAGFDEAVDRENVFDFGYTASQDGTGLGLSIVAEIADGHGWTVDADTSESGGARFVFRTDGATNSP, encoded by the coding sequence ATGACAGACGAAACCGAACGCGGCGATAGACGAACGCCACCAGCTGTTGCAGATCACACGGAACACGGGGCGACTGCCGACGGTGACGGCAGCATCGCCACCGATAGGATCCGGACGGACGGCGGCGAGGAGAGACGCGTCGCACCCGCGGCCACCGGGACGGCACACGCAGACGACCGCTCGAAGATCGCACAACTGCACGAGATGGCGACGGAGATCGTCGCCTGCCGCGACGAGGAGCGACTGTTCGATTTGGCCGTAGAGACGGCGAAGGGCGTCCTCGCGTTCGACACCTCCGCGATACTGATTCACGAGGAGCGCGAGGACGGCGACTGGCTCGTCCAGCGGGCCGGCACCTCCGCCTATCCGATCGACTACGAGACGGAGTTCCGGCCGACACGTGGCCTCGCCGGCGAGACCTTCCAGACTGGCGAGAGCTTCCGCGTGGACGACGCCGACGAGCACGACGTCGCTCGACCGGCGAGCGACCGCTTCCGGTCGGCCATCAGCGTCCCCATTGGCGACGTGGGCGTCTTCCAGGCCATCTCGACCGAGGTTGGCGGGTTCGACGAGACCGATCACGAACTCGCCGAGATCCTCGCCTCCCACGTCGCGGAGACCCTCCAGCGAATCCGGGTCGAGAACCGACTGCGCGAGCGCCGCGAGACCGTCACACGACTCCACGAAGGGACGCTCGGGCTCACCGGCGCCGACACCGAGGACGAACTCTTCGAGCGGGCCGTCGACGCCGCGGAGGGGATCCTGGAAATGGACGTCTGCTACCTCGGCATCGTCGAGGACGGTGAGTTCGTCCCGAAAGGACGTCCGTCGTGGCCCATCCGCGAGGACATCGGCTCGCTCCCGCTCGACTACGGGCTCATGGGCGAGACCCACGACACGGGCGACTCGTTCCTGATCGCCGACGCGACCGCGGACGACCGCACCCACAGTACCACCGGTGACTTCCGCGCGGTCATCAGCGTCCCCGTCGGCGACTTCGGCGTCTTCCAGGCTATCTCGACGACACCCGACACGTACGACGAGACCGATCTCGAACTCGTCGAGCTGCTCTCCGCACACGTCGCCGAGACGCTCGCCCGCCTCCGCGCCGAGTCCGAGGTCGTCGAAGAGCGCGACCGGTTGTCGGCACTGTTCGACAACGTCCCGGACCCTGCCGTCCGGTACGAGTTCGTCGACGGCCAACCCATCGTCCGCGACGTCAACGACGCCTTCGAGGACGTCTTCGGCTACGACCACGAGGAGATACTCGGCGAGTCCGTCGACGACTACATCCTGCCGCCCGGCTACGAGGACGAGGGCCGGGACCTGAACCGGGCGCTCATGGCCGGGGAGCCGGTCCAGCACACGTCCAAACGACAGACGACCGACGGCATCAGAGACGTCAAGATCGACGTCGTGCCCCTCCAGCGTGGCGAGCACAGCCCCGAAGGCTTCTCCATCTACACCGACATCACCGATCAGAAGCGGCGTGAGCGAGAACTCCGCGACCAGAACGAACGGCTCGACCGCTTCGCGAGCGTCGTCAGCCACGATCTACGAAACCCGCTCTCCGTCGCCGCGGGCTACCTCGAACGAACCAGGGAGACGGGGGACCTCTCGCTTCTCGACGAGGTCGAACGCAGTCACCAGCGAACCTTCGACATCATCGACGACGTCCTGACGCTCGCCCGAACCGGCGGCGAAGTGACGGAAACCGAACGCGTCGAGCTGTCCGCGGTCGCGAGCGACGCCTGGGCGAACGTCGACACCGACGACGCCCGCCTCGACATCCCCGCGGCCGACTCCGTTCGGGCCGACCGCGGCCGACTGCGCCAGCTCTTCGAGAACCTCTTTCGCAACGCCGTCGAGCACGGCTCGACGAGCCGTGTAGAATCTGGCGCTTCCGAAGACGCCGTCGAGCACGGCTCGACGAGCCGCTCAGAAGCGACTACTGCTGCAGACGACCAGGTCCTGACGGTCACCGTCGCCGACACGCCGGACGGCTTCGCAGTCTCTGACGACGGTGCCGGGTTCGACGAGGCGGTCGACCGCGAGAACGTCTTCGACTTCGGCTACACCGCCAGCCAGGACGGTACCGGGCTCGGCCTCTCCATCGTGGCCGAAATCGCAGACGGTCACGGCTGGACCGTCGACGCCGATACGAGCGAATCGGGCGGTGCGCGCTTCGTCTTCCGGACGGATGGCGCTACGAACTCCCCTTGA
- a CDS encoding DUF4870 domain-containing protein: MSTNHRSTTDCTATTTETDAQPGPRILADRTLGGIFVHLLGLVSGFVLPTAVYLVSDHDFTRTNARNAINWQFLYAGLYVVLFGLLGVAVAIDTVAPESTIASTVAFAFALAFAIGFVGTTILLLANLAFGLIATGTAIFGSAWSYPFAPDFVGWFEASVGGARTRRVALVGYALTAPIAFAAVFRMVMSETATGELIAAGFAGATFLVVASFIAPAIVVRDVRAAGETRSVSPTAWVASVGVPLAVAGLTYLLATLQFESTYPAGDAIYAFAGAVWVVTVAFLLWRAIR; encoded by the coding sequence ATGTCGACGAACCATCGATCCACGACCGACTGCACCGCGACGACGACCGAGACGGACGCACAACCGGGACCACGAATCCTGGCCGACCGGACTCTGGGCGGCATCTTCGTCCACCTCCTCGGCCTCGTAAGCGGGTTCGTCCTCCCGACGGCCGTCTACCTCGTATCGGATCACGACTTCACGCGAACGAACGCCCGGAACGCGATCAACTGGCAGTTCCTGTACGCGGGGCTGTACGTCGTCCTGTTCGGATTGCTGGGCGTCGCCGTGGCGATCGACACAGTCGCGCCCGAGAGCACGATCGCGTCGACCGTCGCGTTCGCCTTCGCGCTCGCGTTCGCGATCGGGTTCGTCGGAACCACGATCTTGTTGCTCGCGAACCTCGCATTCGGCCTGATCGCCACGGGGACGGCGATCTTCGGAAGCGCCTGGTCGTACCCGTTCGCACCGGACTTCGTCGGCTGGTTCGAGGCCAGCGTCGGCGGCGCTCGGACCCGCCGGGTAGCCCTCGTCGGGTACGCCCTGACAGCCCCGATCGCGTTCGCGGCCGTCTTCCGGATGGTCATGTCGGAAACCGCCACCGGAGAACTCATCGCTGCAGGCTTCGCAGGCGCCACCTTCCTCGTCGTCGCGTCGTTCATCGCGCCGGCGATCGTCGTCCGCGACGTCAGAGCGGCGGGCGAGACGCGATCCGTGTCGCCGACGGCCTGGGTCGCGTCCGTCGGGGTCCCGCTCGCCGTCGCCGGCCTGACGTACCTCCTCGCGACGCTGCAGTTCGAGTCGACGTACCCCGCCGGTGACGCGATCTACGCGTTCGCCGGGGCGGTCTGGGTCGTGACCGTGGCGTTCCTGCTCTGGCGCGCGATCAGGTGA
- a CDS encoding threonine synthase codes for MSRPGSESTDARSLATGLRSLGDPSITYPLSPPLTAGCPETSTDAVQYPLEVAYDYDAVDPGLFAVGGPAGDGGRLPSGLDRWAPLLPPLAPIGLGEGDTPLLSAVDVADAIGLDTDLVCKDESQNPTWSQKDRLARCVVSAAVREGARGVVASSTGNHGAAVAAFAARAGIEAVVVTSPETPAAVKRFVDAYGATVLAVPDAALRRETVDRLADEGFHPVSTRTPVHTGHPYGPEGYKTIAYELHRDLGRVPATVAVPTCYAELLYGVWKGFRELDRLGVADGTPRMLACEPAARGPLREALATDEPVASVPDDPTEAYSIAATTSSVRGRRAVSESGGAAIGFSEADLASAEERLAHRGTWQESAGAGAVAGLARAVADGRASELGLDEGPVVAICTSSGFKNGEGRAKRVPRTGERGAKRAADGEGRAKRVPRTGERGAKRPASGEGRAQREPRTGERGAKRPASGEADASASGDGSVVPVVDPDWESVAAALAAAGHLDRE; via the coding sequence ATGTCTCGCCCTGGCTCGGAATCGACCGACGCGCGGTCGCTCGCGACCGGTCTCCGTTCGCTCGGCGACCCGTCGATCACGTATCCGCTGTCGCCGCCGCTCACCGCCGGCTGTCCGGAGACGAGCACCGACGCGGTGCAGTACCCGCTCGAAGTCGCGTACGACTACGACGCCGTCGACCCGGGGCTGTTCGCGGTCGGCGGGCCGGCCGGAGACGGCGGCCGACTCCCGTCCGGTCTCGACCGCTGGGCGCCGCTGCTGCCGCCGCTCGCCCCGATCGGGCTGGGGGAGGGCGACACACCGCTCCTGTCCGCGGTCGACGTCGCCGACGCAATCGGCCTCGATACCGACTTGGTCTGCAAAGACGAGAGTCAGAACCCGACCTGGAGCCAGAAGGACCGGCTGGCCCGGTGTGTCGTGAGCGCGGCGGTCCGGGAGGGCGCCCGCGGCGTCGTCGCCTCGTCCACCGGCAACCACGGGGCTGCGGTGGCCGCATTCGCCGCCCGGGCGGGGATCGAGGCGGTCGTGGTCACGTCCCCCGAGACGCCGGCGGCCGTGAAGCGTTTCGTCGACGCGTACGGGGCGACGGTGCTCGCCGTGCCGGACGCGGCCCTGCGCCGCGAGACCGTCGACCGTCTCGCCGACGAGGGCTTTCACCCCGTCAGCACGCGAACGCCGGTCCACACCGGCCACCCGTACGGCCCGGAGGGCTACAAGACGATCGCGTACGAGCTCCACCGCGACCTCGGACGAGTCCCGGCCACGGTGGCGGTCCCCACGTGCTACGCCGAGTTGCTCTACGGCGTCTGGAAGGGCTTTCGAGAGCTCGATCGGCTGGGCGTCGCCGACGGGACGCCGCGGATGCTCGCGTGCGAGCCCGCGGCGCGCGGACCGTTACGCGAGGCGCTGGCGACGGACGAGCCCGTCGCGTCCGTCCCCGACGACCCGACCGAGGCGTACTCCATCGCCGCCACGACGAGCAGCGTTCGCGGACGCCGCGCAGTCTCCGAGTCCGGCGGGGCGGCGATCGGCTTTTCGGAGGCCGACCTCGCGAGCGCCGAGGAGCGCCTGGCACACCGCGGCACCTGGCAGGAGTCCGCCGGCGCGGGCGCCGTCGCAGGACTCGCGCGAGCGGTCGCAGACGGACGGGCGTCGGAACTGGGACTCGACGAGGGCCCCGTGGTCGCGATCTGTACCTCCAGCGGGTTCAAGAACGGCGAGGGACGAGCGAAGCGAGTCCCTCGGACTGGAGAGCGGGGAGCGAAACGAGCCGCGGACGGCGAGGGACGAGCGAAGCGAGTCCCTCGGACTGGAGAGCGGGGAGCGAAACGACCCGCGAGCGGCGAGGGACGAGCGCAGCGAGAGCCTCGGACTGGAGAGCGGGGAGCGAAGCGACCCGCGAGCGGCGAGGCTGACGCTTCTGCGAGCGGAGACGGCAGTGTGGTGCCCGTCGTCGACCCCGACTGGGAGTCGGTGGCGGCGGCGCTGGCCGCGGCTGGTCACCTGGATCGCGAATAA
- a CDS encoding replication factor C small subunit, with amino-acid sequence MTEADAETESSPDPTGIWIEKYRPESLDDVKGHENIVPRLRKYVEQDDLPHLMFAGPAGVGKTASAGAIARELYGDDWREHFLELNASDERGIDVVRDRIKNFARSSFGGVEYRIIFLDEADALTSDAQSALRRTMEQFSHNTRFILSCNYSSQIIDPIQSRCAVFRFTQLSDEAVEAQVREIAETEGISLTDDGVDALVYAAAGDMRKAINGLQAAAVMGDEVDEEAVFAITSTARPEEVEAMVEQAIAGDFTAARASLDDLLTDRGLAGGDVIDQLHRSAWEFDLGERETVRLLERLGEVDYRITEGANERLQLEAMLAALALASDE; translated from the coding sequence ATGACCGAGGCCGACGCCGAGACGGAGTCGTCGCCCGACCCCACCGGCATCTGGATCGAGAAGTACCGGCCGGAATCCCTGGACGACGTCAAGGGTCACGAGAACATCGTCCCGCGCCTGCGGAAGTACGTCGAGCAGGACGACCTCCCCCACCTCATGTTCGCGGGGCCGGCCGGCGTCGGGAAGACGGCCTCAGCGGGAGCCATCGCCCGGGAACTCTACGGCGACGACTGGCGCGAGCACTTCCTCGAACTCAACGCCTCCGACGAGCGCGGGATCGACGTCGTTCGCGACCGGATCAAGAACTTCGCACGCTCGTCGTTCGGCGGCGTCGAGTATCGCATCATCTTCTTGGACGAGGCGGACGCGCTCACGTCTGACGCCCAGTCGGCGCTGCGCCGGACGATGGAGCAGTTCTCGCACAACACGCGCTTCATCCTCTCGTGTAACTACTCCAGTCAGATCATCGATCCCATCCAGTCCCGGTGTGCCGTCTTCCGGTTCACACAGCTCTCTGACGAGGCGGTGGAGGCCCAGGTGCGCGAGATCGCCGAGACCGAGGGGATTTCCCTCACCGACGACGGTGTCGACGCGCTCGTCTACGCCGCCGCGGGCGACATGCGAAAGGCGATAAACGGGTTGCAGGCGGCCGCGGTGATGGGCGACGAGGTCGACGAGGAGGCCGTCTTCGCGATCACCTCGACCGCGCGACCCGAGGAAGTAGAGGCGATGGTCGAGCAGGCCATCGCCGGCGACTTCACCGCCGCGCGGGCAAGTCTCGACGACCTGCTGACCGACCGCGGACTGGCGGGCGGCGACGTCATCGATCAACTGCACCGCTCGGCCTGGGAGTTCGACCTCGGTGAACGCGAGACCGTCCGACTACTAGAGCGGCTGGGCGAGGTGGACTACCGGATCACGGAGGGCGCGAACGAGCGTCTGCAATTGGAGGCGATGCTCGCGGCGCTGGCACTCGCGAGTGACGAGTAG